One stretch of Juglans microcarpa x Juglans regia isolate MS1-56 chromosome 3D, Jm3101_v1.0, whole genome shotgun sequence DNA includes these proteins:
- the LOC121255159 gene encoding S-protein homolog 7-like: MGMAKLYCFALVLVLAFGLSSSARVPRGREHYVKFINNLSNKVLNVNCKNQKPYIDLELQILLPKEEYEFKYIVGRDVAFSCDLRHGFTSKAFPVSDRAITRECGGNHCNWKAQDDGVYLLNPKTNQYKFKFGWGK, translated from the coding sequence ATGGGGATGGCTAAGCTTTATTGCTTTGCATTGGTCCTTGTCTTGGCCTTCGGCCTGAGCAGCTCCGCGAGGGTGCCTCGTGGGAGAGAGCACTACGTGAAATTTATCAACAATCTCAGCAACAAAGTACTCAATGTCAACTGCAAAAATCAGAAACCCTACATTGATCTGGAACTTCAAATTCTTCTGCCCAAGGAGGAGTACGAATTCAAATACATTGTTGGGCGAGACGTGGCTTTCAGCTGTGACCTGCGACATGGGTTTACAAGCAAGGCATTCCCTGTCAGTGATAGAGCAATCACAAGAGAATGCGGTGGAAACCATTGCAATTGGAAAGCACAAGATGATGGAGTTTACCTACTCAACCCGAAAACGAATCAGTACAAGTTCAAGTTTGGATGGGGAAAGTGA